One genomic region from Quercus robur chromosome 4, dhQueRobu3.1, whole genome shotgun sequence encodes:
- the LOC126721290 gene encoding F-box protein At5g46170-like has translation MLDLTFSKLQSHIDHFNHLPDFILLLIFNRISDVKALGWCCVISRLFHSLVPQVDNVVVRVACVFSDDDSSSSSLFAPAISSSSNKSRNPFSNLFRFVFGGITRFIFFRLLRSVALLKDFNEIRFLRIELPSGELGIEDGVLFFREDVEFFDFMGFLCVCFPRKFLGLWVC, from the exons ATGTTAGATCTGACATTTTCGAAGCTGCAATCCCACATCGACCACTTCAACCATCTTCCCGACTTTATCCTCCTCTTGATCTTCAACAGGATCAGCGATGTCAAGGCCTTGGGTTGGTGTTGCGTCATTTCGCGCCTCTTCCACTCCCTTGTCCCTCAGGTTGACAACGTCGTCGTTCGGGTCGCCTGCGTTTTCTCTGACGATGACTCTTCGTCTTCTTCTCTTTTCGCCCCGGCTATCTCCTCTTCCTCCAACAAGTCTCGCAACCCATTCTCGAACCTCTTCCGGTTCGTTTTCGGCGGAATC ACCCGCTTCATCTTCTTTCGCCTCCTCCGCTCTGTTGCTCTCCTCAAAGACTTCAACGAAATTCGCTTCCTTCGAATCGAGCTTCCCAGCGGCGAATTGGGTATCGAGGATGGGGTTTTGTTTTTTCGAGAGGATGTGGAGTTTtttgattttatgggttttttgtgtgtttgtttcccaagaaaatttctgggtttatgggtttgctaG